The Streptomyces cyanogenus DNA segment GGGCTGGCGGCAACTCGGGCTCAACGGCGCGCAGCTGGTCTACAACCCGTCCGCCACCCACCGGGGCCTGTCCGCCTACCTGTGGCGGCTGGAGCAGCCGGCGGCGGCCGTCGCCAACGAGTACTTCGTCGCCGCCATCAACCGGGTGGGCCAGGAGGAGTACGGCGACAACGACTTCTACGGGACCTCGTACTTCGTCGATCCACGCGGACGGTTCGTCGGTGACGTCGCAAGCGACCAGGGCGAGGAACTCCTCGTCCGTGACCTGGACTTCGACCTCATCGAGGAAGTGCGGCAGCAGTGGGCGTTCTACCGCGACCGCCGCCCGGACGCCTACGAAGGACTGGTGCAGCCGTGAACGACCTCTACTCCCGCCACCGCAGGGTCCTGCCGGACTGGCTCGCCCTGTACTACGACGACCCGATCGAGATCACCCACGGCGAGGGGCGGCACGTCTGGGACTCGTCCGGCCGCCGTTACCTGGACTTCTTCGGCGGGATCCTCACGACCCTGACCGCGCACGCGCTGCCCGAGGTCACCAAGGCGGTCAGCGAGCAGGCCGGGCGGATCATCCACTCCTCGACCCTCTACCTCAACCGGCCGATGGTCGAACTCGCCGAGCGGATCGCCCAGTTGAGCGGCATCCCGGACGCCCGGGTGTTCTTCACGACCTCCGGCACCGAGGCCAACGACACCGCACTGCTGCTCGCCACCACCCACCGGCGCAGCAACACCGTCCTCGCCATGCGCAACAGCTACCACGGCCGGTCCTTCAGCGCGATCGGCGTCACCGGCAACCGCGGCTGGTCCCCGACCTCCCTGTCCCCGCTGCAGACCCTGTACGTCCACGGCGGGGTCCGCACCCGGGGGCCGTTCGCCGGCCTGGACGACCGCGCGTTCACCGACGCCTGCGTCGCCGACCTGAAGGACGTCCTCGGCCACACCCGGCCGCCGGCCGCCCTGATCGCCGAACCCGTCCAGGGGGTCGGCGGTTTCACCTCGCCCCCCGACGGACTGTACGCGGCGTTCCGTGAGGTGCTGCAGGAACACGGGATCCTGTGGATCGCCGACGAGGTGCAGACCGGCTGGGGCCGCACCGGCGACCACTTCTGGGGCTGGCAGGCGCACGCCCGCAGCGGCCCGCCGGACATCGTCACCTTCGCCAAGGGCATCGGCAACGGCATGTCCATCGGCGGGGTCGTCGCCCGCGCCGAGGTCATGAACTGCCTGGACGCCAACAGCATCTCCACCTTCGGCGGCACCCAGGTCACCATGGCCGCGGGCCTCGCCAACCTCGCCCACCTCCTCGAACACGACCTTCAGGGCAACGCCCGGCGCGTCGGCGGACTGCTCATCGAGCGGCTGCGGGCGGTCGCCGCCCAGCTGCCCGGGGTGCGCGAGGTACGCGGACGCGGCCTGATGATCGGCATCGAACTGGTCCGGCCGGGCACGGACGAGGCCGACCCGCAGGCACTCGCCGCCGTGCTGGAGGCGGCACGGGAGGGCGGGCTGCTCATCGGCAAGGGCGGCGGGCACGACACCACCGCCCTGCGGATCACCCCGCCGCTGTCGCTGACCGTCGCCGAGGCCGAGGAGGGCGCGGCGATCCTGGAACGCGCGCTGAGGAGCACGTACTAGAGAACGGGTGTACGGCCATGACCACCATCCCGGAGTCCCGCCACCTGCTCGCGCCGGAACCCGCGCTCTCCGTCCGCCAGGTGCTCACCCTGGAGCGGGTGCTCGCCGGGGAGCCCGAGGTGGTGGCCGGCGCCGCCCAGCTCGACCGGCCGGTGCGCTGGGTGCATGTCGCCGAGGCCGCCGACGTCGGCGTGATGCTGAGCGGCGGCGAGATGGTCCTCACCACCGGGGTGCTGCTCGCCGGGGACGAGGCCCGGCAGGCCGAGTACATCCAGTCCCTGCACCGGGCGGAGGCGGCGGCCGTCGTCCTCGGCCTCGGGCGGGCCTTCCCCGCGCCGCCCGAGGTGATGCGCCGGGCCGCCGAGCGGTGCGGGCTGCCCCTGGTCGTCCTGCACCGGCCGTTCCCCTTCGCCGAGCTGACCGAGGAGGTGCAGTCCCGGCTGGTCCGGCGCAAGTACGCCGCGATCAGCCTGTCGGAGACGGTACGGACCGCGCTCACCGGGCTGATCACGGCCGGGGCCCCGCTGCAACGGCTGCTCGACGAGGTCGCCCGGCACAGCGGCTGCCCCGTCGTCGTCACCAACCTCGCCCACCGCGTCCTCGGCACCGCGGGGGAGCGGTCCGCGGTGGACGACGTGCTGCGCGACTGGGAGCGGATCGCCCGGCAGGCGGGCGGCGGCGCCGGCGACGGCTGGATCCAGGCCGAGCTGGGCGGACGCGGGGAGCGCTGGGGCCGGCTGCTGCTGTGCGGCTACCGGGGCGACGCGGCCACCGGGCGGCTGCTCGCCGACCGGGCCGCCGAGGCCTTGGTGCTGCACCGGATGCTCGGCGGCCCCACCGCGCACAGCTGGGAGGAGCAGTCCGCGCAGAGCCTGCTGACCGACCTCCTCTCCGGGGTGGTACCGGCCCGGCAGCTGCTGCCGCGGGCCCGGGCCGCCGGACTGCCGGTCAACCGGCGCACCTTCGTCCCGCTCGTCGTACAAGGCCACGGAACGGACCAGCTCGACCGGGTGCTGCGGCTGCTCGGGCTGCCCGGCATCGTCGCCGAACTCGCCGACGGAGCCGCCGCCGTGCTGGTCAGCCTCGCCCGCGACCAGGACGCCGACGCGCTCACCGTGCACTTCGCGACCCGGCTGCGGGCCCGGGCGCCGGCCGTGGTCGCCGCCGCCGCTGCCCGTACCGCCTGGGAGGACGTGCCCGCCGCGCTGCGCGAGGCCCGGCACGTCGCCGACGCCGTCGCCGGCTCCCCGGCCGGCCTCGACCTGCCGGCCGTCGTCCGCCTGAAGGACGTCCACCTGCGCGGACTGATCCGGCTGCTGCGCGACGACCCCCAGGTGCAGTCCTTCGCCGAGCGCGAGCTGGACGGGCTGCTGTGCGACGCCGAACCGGAGCTGCTGAACGTCCTGCGCACCTATCTGGCGACGGGCCGCAACAAGTCCCGCACCGCCCAGCTCCACCACGTCTCCCGGCCGGCCCTCTACCGCCGCCTGGAGGCCATACAGACCCGCCTGGGCGTCGACCTGGACGACTTCGAACAGGCGGCCTCCGTGCACATCGCGCTCCTCGCGCACGACGCGCAACAGGGGTGAAACATGCGACGACCAGCGACAACGGCGGTGAAACATGGGACCGGGCACGCGTGACACGGTGGCACGCCGACCGCCCGCGGACGTGACACGCTGCCCATCCAACCGGCCCCCGGGGCTTTCTAGGCTCACCGCACACCGAGCTACCGGAGGCCCCGATGAGCCGAGTGATCCGTGCCGCCCTCTTCCAGACCGCCTGGACCGGCGACAAGGAATCCATGATCCAGGTCCACGAGCAGGCGGCCCGCGACGCCGCCGCCCAGGGTGCCCAAGTCCTCTGCTTCCAGGAGCTGTTCTACGGCCCCTACTTCTGCCAGGTCCAGGACAAGGCGTTCTACGAGTACGCCGAGCGGATCCCCGAGGGCCCGACCGTGCAGCGCTTCCAGGCCCTCGCCCGCGAACTGGGCATCGTCCTGGTGCTGCCGATGTACGAGGAGGAGCAGCCGGGCGTCCTGTACAACACCGCCGCCGTGATCGACGCGGACGGCTCCTACCTCGGCAAGTACCGCAAGACGCACATTCCCCAGGTCCAGGGGTTCTGGGAGAAGTTCTACTTCCGTCCCGGCAACAGCGGCTGGCCCGTCTTCGACACGGCCGCGGGCAGGATCGGCGTGTACATCTGCTACGACCGCCACTTCCCGGAGGGCTGGCGGGCGTTGGGCCTCGCCGGTGCCGAGATCGTCTTCAACCCCTCGGCCACCTCGCGCGGCCTGTCCCGCTACCTGTGGCAGCTGGAGCAGCCGGCGGCGGCCGTCGCCAACGAGTACTTCGTCGGCGCGATCAACCGGGTGG contains these protein-coding regions:
- a CDS encoding aspartate aminotransferase family protein, encoding MNDLYSRHRRVLPDWLALYYDDPIEITHGEGRHVWDSSGRRYLDFFGGILTTLTAHALPEVTKAVSEQAGRIIHSSTLYLNRPMVELAERIAQLSGIPDARVFFTTSGTEANDTALLLATTHRRSNTVLAMRNSYHGRSFSAIGVTGNRGWSPTSLSPLQTLYVHGGVRTRGPFAGLDDRAFTDACVADLKDVLGHTRPPAALIAEPVQGVGGFTSPPDGLYAAFREVLQEHGILWIADEVQTGWGRTGDHFWGWQAHARSGPPDIVTFAKGIGNGMSIGGVVARAEVMNCLDANSISTFGGTQVTMAAGLANLAHLLEHDLQGNARRVGGLLIERLRAVAAQLPGVREVRGRGLMIGIELVRPGTDEADPQALAAVLEAAREGGLLIGKGGGHDTTALRITPPLSLTVAEAEEGAAILERALRSTY
- a CDS encoding PucR family transcriptional regulator, encoding MTTIPESRHLLAPEPALSVRQVLTLERVLAGEPEVVAGAAQLDRPVRWVHVAEAADVGVMLSGGEMVLTTGVLLAGDEARQAEYIQSLHRAEAAAVVLGLGRAFPAPPEVMRRAAERCGLPLVVLHRPFPFAELTEEVQSRLVRRKYAAISLSETVRTALTGLITAGAPLQRLLDEVARHSGCPVVVTNLAHRVLGTAGERSAVDDVLRDWERIARQAGGGAGDGWIQAELGGRGERWGRLLLCGYRGDAATGRLLADRAAEALVLHRMLGGPTAHSWEEQSAQSLLTDLLSGVVPARQLLPRARAAGLPVNRRTFVPLVVQGHGTDQLDRVLRLLGLPGIVAELADGAAAVLVSLARDQDADALTVHFATRLRARAPAVVAAAAARTAWEDVPAALREARHVADAVAGSPAGLDLPAVVRLKDVHLRGLIRLLRDDPQVQSFAERELDGLLCDAEPELLNVLRTYLATGRNKSRTAQLHHVSRPALYRRLEAIQTRLGVDLDDFEQAASVHIALLAHDAQQG
- a CDS encoding nitrilase-related carbon-nitrogen hydrolase; its protein translation is MSRVIRAALFQTAWTGDKESMIQVHEQAARDAAAQGAQVLCFQELFYGPYFCQVQDKAFYEYAERIPEGPTVQRFQALARELGIVLVLPMYEEEQPGVLYNTAAVIDADGSYLGKYRKTHIPQVQGFWEKFYFRPGNSGWPVFDTAAGRIGVYICYDRHFPEGWRALGLAGAEIVFNPSATSRGLSRYLWQLEQPAAAVANEYFVGAINRVGVEDLGDNDFYGTTYFVDPEAQFVGEVASDKETELVVRDLDLARLREVRDRWQFYRDRAPGAYEPLTAP